A genome region from Thermanaerothrix sp. includes the following:
- a CDS encoding AglZ/HisF2 family acetamidino modification protein → MLRHRIIPCLLLSGGGLVKTTRFSSPRYVGDPINVIRIFNEKEVDELILLDIEASRQNRPPDFELIEQIAGECFMPLCYGGGIKTFEQASRLFSLGVEKVSLQSAALESPELIRKIADHYGSQAVVISADVKKSWLGKKKLYFSSRDKALDLPLEEFLWRCVNLGAGEVLLNSVDRDGTMEGVDCDLIREIAGKLPVPLIAMGGAGSLLHMRSAIEAGASAVAAGGFFFFMDLIGQFL, encoded by the coding sequence ATGCTGAGACATCGTATTATACCTTGTCTTTTGCTTTCAGGAGGGGGATTGGTTAAGACTACCAGGTTTTCCAGTCCTAGATATGTTGGAGATCCCATCAATGTGATAAGGATATTTAATGAAAAGGAAGTTGATGAGCTGATTTTGTTGGATATAGAGGCATCACGGCAGAACAGGCCTCCTGATTTTGAGCTCATAGAACAGATAGCAGGCGAGTGTTTTATGCCTCTATGTTATGGAGGGGGTATAAAGACCTTTGAGCAGGCGAGCAGGTTGTTTTCTTTGGGAGTTGAGAAAGTGTCCCTGCAATCTGCGGCATTGGAGTCGCCTGAACTAATACGAAAGATTGCGGATCACTACGGCAGCCAAGCGGTGGTGATTTCCGCTGATGTTAAGAAGAGTTGGTTGGGGAAGAAGAAGCTTTATTTTTCTAGTAGGGATAAGGCTTTGGATTTACCGCTGGAAGAATTCCTTTGGCGATGTGTGAATCTTGGCGCAGGAGAGGTTTTGCTCAACTCGGTGGATAGGGACGGTACCATGGAAGGCGTGGATTGTGACTTGATCCGAGAGATTGCCGGTAAATTACCAGTTCCGCTGATAGCGATGGGTGGAGCCGGCAGTCTATTGCATATGCGTTCTGCGATTGAAGCTGGGGCCAGTGCCGTAGCGGCGGGGGGGTTTTTTTTTTTCATGGACCTCATAGGGCAGTTCTTATAA
- the hisH gene encoding imidazole glycerol phosphate synthase subunit HisH, with protein sequence MINIAIVSCSFGNINSIVNMMRYIGVDCNVSSSPNEIARAEKLLLPGVGAFDVGMKSLRDSGLLDALCYSVLERGVPILGICLGMQLMAKRSEEGSLPGLGWINAEVVRFRFPEGVSLKVPHMGWNSLSIKRENRLIKPEERQRFYFVHSYHVMCDDASDVVATCEYGYDFVAAFEHDNIFGVQFHPEKSHKYGMALIKRFVEM encoded by the coding sequence ATGATTAATATAGCGATAGTATCGTGTTCGTTTGGAAATATTAACTCTATCGTAAATATGATGCGATATATTGGTGTAGATTGTAACGTATCTTCTAGCCCGAATGAAATAGCAAGGGCGGAAAAACTTCTACTCCCAGGGGTTGGAGCTTTTGATGTTGGTATGAAATCTCTTAGGGACTCTGGCCTTTTGGATGCCCTTTGTTATTCTGTTTTAGAGCGAGGGGTGCCTATCCTTGGAATATGCCTTGGTATGCAGCTCATGGCTAAGAGAAGCGAGGAAGGAAGCTTGCCGGGGTTGGGCTGGATAAATGCTGAGGTGGTAAGGTTTCGTTTCCCGGAAGGGGTTAGCTTAAAAGTCCCCCATATGGGCTGGAATTCGCTATCTATCAAAAGGGAAAATAGATTGATAAAGCCAGAAGAAAGACAGCGTTTTTACTTTGTTCATTCTTACCATGTGATGTGTGACGACGCATCGGATGTGGTTGCCACTTGTGAGTATGGCTATGATTTTGTAGCGGCGTTTGAGCACGACAATATCTTTGGCGTTCAGTTCCATCCGGAGAAGAGCCATAAATACGGCATGGCATTGATAAAGCGTTTTGTGGAGATGTGA
- a CDS encoding Gfo/Idh/MocA family oxidoreductase, translating into MGLEWERMGMYRFGLVGCGRISGKHVEALRVLEEEGRAKLVACCDVDRSRAENAAEVAGCGAFGSIDEMLEAVGCDVLSICTPSGLHPAHVEAAARHGCHALSEKPAGTSLDAVDRAIRACDEAGVMYFVVKQNRFNKPVELLRRALEGGRFGRIYMISSNVFWTRPQSYYDQAKWRGTWEFDGGALSNQASHYVDLMQWIGGSVESVQAFSATLGRRIEAEDTIVVNLRYRSGALGSLNVTTLTYPKNLEGSLTVIGERGTVKIGGVALNRIEHWEFECPDPMDEEVHCADTDPPSVYGYGHLPFYRHVLDVLDGKAEPMVTGREGRKTVEIIQRVYSFVWSTW; encoded by the coding sequence ATGGGTTTGGAGTGGGAGAGGATGGGGATGTACCGTTTTGGTCTTGTGGGGTGTGGCCGTATAAGCGGAAAGCACGTGGAGGCCTTGAGGGTTTTGGAAGAAGAGGGCAGGGCCAAGCTTGTGGCCTGTTGCGATGTTGATAGGAGCAGGGCTGAAAACGCTGCTGAGGTTGCGGGTTGCGGCGCCTTTGGATCAATCGATGAGATGTTGGAAGCTGTAGGCTGCGATGTGCTGAGCATATGCACTCCATCGGGGCTTCATCCGGCCCATGTGGAAGCGGCGGCTCGGCACGGATGCCATGCTTTGTCAGAAAAGCCAGCTGGGACGAGCCTTGATGCGGTAGACAGGGCCATAAGAGCTTGCGACGAGGCTGGGGTTATGTATTTTGTGGTGAAGCAGAACCGTTTTAACAAACCGGTGGAGCTTTTGCGGAGAGCCCTTGAGGGGGGGCGCTTTGGCAGGATATATATGATATCGTCAAACGTGTTTTGGACCCGTCCCCAAAGCTACTATGACCAGGCTAAGTGGCGCGGCACTTGGGAGTTCGATGGAGGGGCTTTGAGCAACCAGGCTTCCCATTACGTGGACCTTATGCAGTGGATAGGCGGGTCGGTGGAGTCGGTTCAGGCGTTTAGCGCCACGCTGGGCAGGCGAATAGAGGCGGAGGATACCATTGTGGTGAACCTTCGTTATCGCAGCGGCGCCCTTGGCAGTTTGAACGTTACTACTTTGACATATCCCAAGAACCTGGAGGGCAGTTTAACGGTGATTGGGGAGCGTGGCACCGTGAAGATAGGCGGGGTTGCTTTAAACAGGATAGAGCATTGGGAGTTTGAATGTCCCGATCCCATGGATGAAGAAGTACACTGTGCTGATACGGATCCGCCCAGCGTTTATGGTTACGGCCATCTACCCTTTTATCGTCATGTTTTGGATGTCCTGGATGGCAAGGCGGAGCCAATGGTGACAGGACGTGAGGGCAGGAAGACGGTGGAGATAATACAAAGAGTTTATAGTTTTGTTTGGAGTACATGGTAG
- a CDS encoding nucleotide sugar dehydrogenase yields MSLMGKITSRSAVVGVIGLGYVGLPLAVEKARAGFKVIGFDVQPDKCDKVNRGENYIGDVVGEDLRRLVQDGRIMATSDFGRIAECDVAAICVPTPLDQYKQPDISYVKASAESVAKYMHEDMLVVLESTTWPGTTEEILKPIFESKGYKAGEDFYLAFSPERVDPGNQRFKTRNTPKVVGGCTPECTRHAKALYEAVLDAEVFVVSSPKEAEMAKILENTFRIVNCALANEMAIICHKMGVNVWEVIDAAATKPFGFVPFYPGAGVGGHCIPIDPYYLTWRARGYDYHTRLIELAGDINDEMPRYVVSRLQDMLNERTKPLKGSRILLLGVAYKGDIDDVRESPSLKVWEELIKKGAIVDYFDPYCPAVKFAGDVVKSIEISSSALSAYDAAVVATGHRNGVDYQMVACHVPMVLDCKNVYGADRPSNVTVL; encoded by the coding sequence ATGTCTCTTATGGGGAAGATAACTTCCCGTTCCGCCGTTGTGGGCGTCATAGGCTTGGGCTATGTGGGGCTTCCTTTGGCGGTGGAAAAGGCGCGAGCTGGTTTTAAAGTCATAGGATTCGATGTCCAACCGGATAAATGCGATAAGGTAAATCGCGGTGAGAACTACATAGGCGATGTGGTTGGTGAGGATCTCAGGCGCTTGGTTCAGGATGGCAGGATTATGGCCACATCGGACTTCGGCCGTATTGCAGAGTGTGATGTGGCGGCCATATGCGTCCCAACGCCCTTGGATCAATACAAGCAACCGGACATATCATATGTGAAGGCCTCGGCGGAGTCGGTGGCTAAGTACATGCACGAGGATATGCTGGTGGTCCTTGAATCCACCACCTGGCCTGGCACCACGGAAGAGATCTTGAAGCCAATATTTGAATCTAAAGGCTACAAGGCTGGAGAGGATTTCTACCTTGCCTTTTCGCCTGAGCGGGTGGACCCCGGGAACCAGCGGTTTAAGACCCGCAACACCCCTAAGGTTGTTGGGGGTTGCACTCCGGAGTGCACAAGGCATGCCAAGGCACTTTATGAAGCGGTGCTTGACGCGGAGGTATTCGTGGTTTCGTCTCCCAAGGAAGCGGAGATGGCCAAGATCCTTGAGAATACCTTTAGGATAGTCAACTGTGCCTTGGCCAACGAGATGGCGATTATCTGCCATAAGATGGGTGTCAACGTTTGGGAGGTGATAGACGCGGCGGCTACCAAGCCATTTGGCTTCGTGCCGTTCTATCCTGGCGCTGGCGTGGGTGGCCACTGCATCCCCATAGACCCCTACTACCTTACCTGGAGGGCCAGGGGCTATGATTACCACACCCGGCTTATCGAGCTTGCGGGGGACATAAACGATGAAATGCCACGATATGTGGTGTCAAGGCTTCAGGACATGCTGAACGAGCGCACGAAGCCCTTGAAGGGATCCAGGATACTTTTGCTTGGGGTTGCCTACAAGGGGGATATTGATGACGTGAGGGAGTCGCCTTCGCTTAAGGTTTGGGAGGAGTTAATCAAGAAGGGGGCCATCGTTGACTACTTCGACCCTTATTGCCCGGCCGTCAAATTTGCTGGGGATGTTGTAAAATCCATAGAAATTTCATCCTCGGCTCTTTCCGCTTACGATGCCGCTGTGGTAGCCACGGGGCATAGGAATGGAGTGGACTATCAGATGGTGGCCTGTCATGTCCCCATGGTGCTGGACTGCAAGAACGTGTACGGCGCCGATAGGCCGTCAAACGTTACGGTGCTGTAG
- a CDS encoding polysaccharide biosynthesis C-terminal domain-containing protein, whose amino-acid sequence MSVFFRIGRFISKVASVKSARGASLLILALTLLSKPVGYARMLVLAWFFGASVDMDGYNMAFGLTSLFMALFIVGVESAVLPVASRLLVRDEARARSLMGAVVRLVFLGAVLGGALLYAFRAPVIGLFAPGFDPKRAESASYFMGICALFLVFKVAASPLEAWAMAQDRYVVPHLVAGAANLLSFLVLVGGVAAGLGIPALGLSVVFNGVLSFVLLLPAVRDYPLLIGGRPEGEDLREALGLFLPCLVLNGVFSLYTFVDRYFASMLPVGGVTHLYYSGVMFSAAGSLFSSSAMMFLVKASKAVESGGSEDQRRMVEGTSGLSVAYIFPVGAALFAGSLPLVRLLFGHGSFKWEDVIATGACLGIFSWALPFYVLNTVFFRAAQASGGMGRVLMVVVPSLVFNALLDFLFWRPFGVYGIVLATSLAIALSSFLYGRVLLGSCGLGVPWRFAAPHVAFSLLWGVPLGMLCWKMAGWGIIWSAISLMAVPLALCLHFYVLDKVGLYNHLSHAWRPSEILRLIMGAASR is encoded by the coding sequence TTGAGCGTTTTTTTCCGCATCGGGAGGTTCATTTCAAAGGTGGCGTCGGTTAAGTCCGCCCGGGGAGCGTCTCTGCTGATCCTTGCGTTGACCCTTTTGTCAAAACCGGTGGGTTACGCAAGGATGCTGGTTCTGGCATGGTTCTTCGGGGCCTCCGTAGATATGGACGGTTATAACATGGCCTTTGGTCTGACGTCCCTTTTCATGGCGCTTTTCATCGTGGGCGTGGAGAGCGCGGTCCTGCCGGTGGCGTCAAGGCTTTTGGTGAGGGATGAGGCCAGGGCCCGGTCCCTTATGGGGGCGGTGGTGCGCCTTGTTTTTCTTGGCGCCGTATTGGGAGGGGCGCTGCTTTACGCATTTAGGGCCCCCGTCATAGGCCTTTTCGCTCCGGGTTTTGATCCAAAGAGGGCTGAATCGGCGTCGTACTTCATGGGGATTTGCGCCCTCTTCCTCGTCTTTAAGGTTGCCGCCTCTCCCCTTGAGGCCTGGGCCATGGCGCAAGACAGGTACGTGGTTCCCCATCTTGTCGCCGGCGCTGCGAACCTTTTGTCCTTTCTTGTCTTGGTCGGCGGGGTAGCGGCTGGCTTGGGGATCCCGGCCCTTGGGTTGTCGGTGGTCTTCAACGGGGTTTTGAGCTTTGTCCTGCTTTTGCCGGCGGTGAGGGACTATCCGCTTTTGATCGGAGGCAGGCCGGAGGGGGAGGATTTAAGGGAGGCTTTGGGTCTGTTCCTCCCCTGTCTTGTTTTAAATGGTGTTTTTAGTTTATACACCTTTGTGGACCGGTATTTTGCCTCCATGCTGCCCGTGGGGGGGGTGACCCACCTATATTACAGCGGCGTCATGTTCTCAGCGGCGGGGTCGCTCTTTTCGAGCTCAGCCATGATGTTCCTGGTGAAGGCATCCAAGGCGGTGGAGTCTGGGGGATCTGAGGATCAAAGGCGCATGGTAGAGGGGACCTCCGGGTTAAGTGTGGCTTATATCTTTCCCGTTGGGGCGGCTCTTTTTGCCGGGTCATTGCCGTTGGTGAGGCTGCTTTTTGGGCACGGATCTTTTAAGTGGGAGGACGTCATCGCCACCGGGGCCTGCCTTGGGATCTTCTCGTGGGCCCTGCCTTTTTACGTGTTGAACACCGTTTTTTTTAGAGCCGCCCAGGCGTCAGGGGGGATGGGCAGGGTCTTGATGGTGGTAGTTCCAAGCCTTGTTTTCAACGCCCTTTTGGACTTTTTGTTTTGGCGTCCCTTTGGGGTTTACGGCATAGTCCTTGCCACGTCGCTTGCCATAGCTTTGTCGTCCTTTCTGTACGGCCGTGTGCTTCTTGGGTCTTGTGGGCTTGGGGTGCCATGGCGTTTTGCGGCGCCCCATGTGGCGTTCTCGCTGCTTTGGGGGGTGCCCCTTGGAATGCTGTGCTGGAAGATGGCTGGATGGGGGATTATATGGAGCGCCATCTCCTTGATGGCGGTTCCCCTTGCCCTTTGCCTGCATTTTTACGTTTTAGACAAGGTCGGTTTATATAATCACTTGAGCCATGCTTGGAGGCCATCGGAAATATTGAGGCTTATAATGGGAGCTGCTTCCCGGTAA
- a CDS encoding DsbA family protein, with amino-acid sequence MEVFFDFACPYCYLAWSFLKKLGNPLKGLEWTPWQIMPEVPEGGMNRRWSNLGALRALGEPAEANFADLNLVPNTKRALAAYLWAKARGKGQAAGDALFSAFFARGLNISDPDAIVRVFSEAGLENPAASFDDPLLHKTLEENDRRAEEIGVEVVPSFVSDHRVVLRWDTSFTVEDLAERISSWR; translated from the coding sequence ATGGAGGTCTTTTTCGACTTCGCGTGCCCCTACTGTTACCTGGCCTGGAGTTTTCTTAAGAAACTCGGCAATCCTCTGAAGGGCCTTGAGTGGACGCCGTGGCAGATCATGCCGGAGGTGCCGGAGGGCGGGATGAACCGCCGCTGGTCCAACCTGGGGGCCTTAAGGGCTCTGGGAGAACCGGCGGAAGCTAATTTCGCGGATCTCAACCTGGTCCCAAACACGAAAAGGGCCCTTGCGGCGTACCTTTGGGCCAAGGCAAGGGGTAAGGGGCAAGCCGCCGGGGACGCCCTCTTCAGCGCCTTCTTCGCCCGGGGGCTTAACATATCGGACCCCGATGCCATAGTGCGGGTCTTCTCCGAGGCGGGCCTTGAAAACCCCGCAGCGTCCTTCGACGACCCCCTGCTCCACAAGACGCTGGAGGAGAACGACCGGCGGGCGGAGGAGATCGGAGTGGAGGTGGTCCCCTCCTTCGTAAGCGACCACAGGGTGGTCCTCCGATGGGATACGTCCTTCACCGTGGAGGACCTGGCGGAACGAATCTCCTCCTGGAGGTGA
- a CDS encoding PfkB family carbohydrate kinase gives MSRIVVVGASAREISIDVDSYPKVDHRVEASHYRERTSGRGARQAAACARLKAQVSLISAVGTDGSERPLMEDLEEEKVHIRGVKVVRGAHTMLEVTMNLSFGGYGKVVYPGASHMLTPQQVLEQAKLFDGAQCTLLQLELKPETVLEAMRCAKRAGCLVLLDPYPPSELPDEMWGMIDVVMPNAEELARLSKKDDPDEGAQRLITWGARAVAAHLGPLGTIVYSKGSRPRSLQAFRVDTHDHSGAGDAFAAGMAVALAEGRDLEEAARFACAAGALACTRKGTIDSFPLREEVEALLKAQPRPGSFTG, from the coding sequence TTGTCAAGGATAGTGGTAGTCGGGGCCTCCGCCCGGGAGATATCCATAGACGTGGACTCCTACCCAAAGGTAGACCATAGGGTGGAGGCCTCCCATTACAGGGAGCGCACCTCAGGGCGCGGCGCAAGGCAGGCGGCGGCCTGCGCAAGGCTCAAGGCCCAGGTGAGCCTCATAAGCGCCGTGGGCACCGACGGGTCCGAGCGGCCGCTGATGGAGGACCTGGAGGAGGAGAAGGTGCACATTCGGGGGGTCAAGGTTGTACGGGGAGCCCACACAATGCTGGAGGTGACCATGAACCTGTCCTTCGGCGGGTACGGCAAGGTGGTATACCCCGGGGCCTCCCACATGCTCACCCCCCAGCAGGTGCTGGAACAGGCCAAGCTCTTCGACGGGGCCCAGTGCACCCTGTTGCAGCTGGAGCTAAAGCCCGAGACCGTGCTGGAGGCCATGAGGTGCGCCAAGCGGGCGGGGTGCCTGGTGCTTTTGGACCCATATCCCCCGTCGGAGCTGCCCGACGAAATGTGGGGCATGATCGACGTGGTGATGCCCAACGCAGAGGAGTTGGCGAGGCTCTCGAAAAAGGACGACCCCGACGAAGGGGCCCAGCGGCTCATAACCTGGGGGGCCAGGGCGGTTGCGGCCCACTTGGGCCCCCTGGGGACCATAGTGTACTCCAAGGGCTCAAGGCCCAGGTCCCTTCAGGCCTTCCGGGTGGACACCCATGACCACTCAGGGGCGGGGGACGCCTTCGCGGCGGGGATGGCCGTGGCGCTGGCGGAGGGCAGGGACCTGGAGGAGGCCGCAAGGTTCGCCTGCGCCGCCGGGGCCTTGGCCTGCACACGGAAGGGCACCATCGACAGCTTCCCCTTGAGGGAAGAGGTGGAAGCGCTGCTCAAGGCCCAGCCAAGGCCCGGTTCGTTCACCGGCTGA
- the hisD gene encoding histidinol dehydrogenase, which yields MRHLKTPARDRSGQEAGDMYGVRDQVARIIEEVQRHGDRAVMEASRLYDKSEAKHLKVPEEVLEEAFLKLDLGLKDAVLKAKDNIARFAELQMRCLSELRETEICPGVFLGHRVVPVDSCGCYVPGGAYPLVSTVLMLAVPAAVAGVKRICACTPVRHGEALPDRAVLGALWASGVREVYAAGGAHGVAAMAFGTETIRPVDLIVGPGNKYVTEAKRQCFGKVGIDFVAGPSEVMVIAQTGKPEYIAWDLLAQAEHDPDAKSVLVATSQELAEKTMLKVEELLKDLPTGKTARRSWEDNGEVVLADSMEEAVELANRKAPEHLELLVEDPDRWIGSLRNYGSLFIGDHSAEVFGDYASGTNHTLPTAGAARYTGGLWVGNFLKVLTHQRITPQGAADLSSVAAELARAEGLWAHRGAALVRSQGRG from the coding sequence ATGCGGCACTTAAAAACCCCCGCCAGGGATCGTTCTGGCCAAGAGGCGGGGGACATGTACGGCGTAAGGGACCAGGTGGCCAGGATAATAGAGGAGGTCCAAAGGCACGGGGACCGGGCGGTGATGGAAGCCTCAAGGCTGTACGACAAGTCCGAAGCGAAGCACCTCAAGGTGCCGGAGGAGGTTCTTGAGGAGGCGTTCCTTAAGCTGGATTTAGGGCTTAAAGACGCCGTCCTCAAGGCAAAGGACAACATCGCCCGCTTCGCGGAGCTTCAGATGCGGTGCCTTTCGGAGCTTAGGGAAACCGAGATATGCCCCGGGGTTTTCCTGGGACACCGGGTGGTGCCGGTGGACTCCTGCGGGTGCTACGTCCCCGGGGGGGCGTATCCACTGGTCTCCACGGTGCTGATGCTGGCGGTGCCCGCCGCCGTGGCGGGGGTCAAGAGGATATGCGCCTGCACCCCCGTAAGACACGGTGAGGCCCTGCCGGACCGGGCGGTGCTGGGGGCCCTTTGGGCTTCGGGGGTCCGGGAGGTCTACGCCGCCGGCGGGGCCCACGGGGTGGCGGCCATGGCCTTCGGCACCGAGACCATAAGGCCCGTGGATCTCATAGTAGGGCCTGGCAACAAGTACGTAACCGAGGCCAAGCGGCAGTGCTTCGGCAAGGTGGGCATAGACTTCGTGGCGGGGCCCAGCGAGGTGATGGTGATAGCCCAGACCGGCAAGCCGGAGTACATAGCCTGGGACCTTTTGGCCCAGGCGGAGCACGACCCCGACGCCAAGTCCGTGCTGGTGGCCACCAGCCAAGAGCTGGCGGAAAAGACCATGCTAAAGGTGGAGGAACTCCTCAAAGACCTGCCCACGGGCAAGACCGCAAGGCGATCCTGGGAGGACAACGGGGAGGTGGTCCTGGCGGACTCCATGGAGGAGGCGGTGGAGCTGGCAAACCGCAAGGCGCCGGAACACCTGGAGCTCCTTGTGGAGGACCCGGACAGGTGGATAGGGAGCCTTAGGAACTACGGATCCCTCTTCATAGGGGACCACTCGGCGGAGGTCTTCGGAGACTATGCCTCCGGCACCAACCACACGCTGCCCACCGCCGGAGCCGCCCGCTACACCGGCGGACTTTGGGTGGGGAACTTCCTCAAGGTGCTGACCCACCAGCGGATAACCCCCCAAGGGGCGGCGGATCTCTCCTCCGTGGCCGCGGAGCTTGCCCGGGCGGAGGGGCTCTGGGCCCACCGCGGGGCCGCCCTGGTCCGATCCCAAGGGAGGGGCTGA
- a CDS encoding RsiV family protein, giving the protein MINLLYLNKTNQSRPCLKNPTGLALMAALALLMMVQGPAESAPRASMVTIRREVKGFPITVRYARVESGSPGAAKLSINRALRQDALSAMAHMVQIFSSSEAKSNPDRSSFYGERRAEVAFLKGNLISVKNVGFVSAPMMAHPVTSFSAATYDLYTGERVALGRLFKEGWEKRIEEAVNAMAKERISKDQLALNEGQDLPKGDDYSYSFYLDLKSKSLVIFWERYRFTPGVYGDVEFKIPLKDLQDIAREPAIRIR; this is encoded by the coding sequence ATGATAAATCTACTTTATTTAAATAAAACAAATCAATCCAGACCGTGCTTAAAAAACCCCACGGGGCTTGCCCTGATGGCGGCGCTGGCGCTGCTCATGATGGTCCAAGGGCCCGCCGAATCGGCCCCCAGGGCCTCCATGGTGACCATAAGGCGGGAGGTCAAGGGCTTCCCCATAACGGTGCGTTACGCAAGGGTGGAGAGCGGATCTCCCGGGGCCGCCAAGCTCTCCATAAACAGGGCCCTAAGGCAGGACGCGCTAAGCGCCATGGCCCACATGGTGCAGATCTTCAGCTCGTCGGAGGCCAAATCCAACCCGGACCGGTCCTCCTTCTACGGGGAGCGCAGGGCGGAGGTTGCCTTCCTCAAGGGCAACCTCATAAGCGTGAAGAACGTAGGCTTCGTAAGCGCGCCAATGATGGCCCACCCCGTCACATCCTTTTCGGCGGCCACCTACGACCTATATACCGGCGAGAGGGTGGCCCTAGGACGCCTCTTCAAGGAGGGCTGGGAAAAGCGGATAGAAGAGGCGGTCAACGCCATGGCCAAGGAGAGGATATCCAAGGACCAGCTGGCCCTCAACGAGGGACAGGATCTTCCTAAGGGGGACGACTACTCTTACTCCTTCTACCTGGACTTAAAGAGCAAGAGCCTGGTCATATTCTGGGAACGCTACCGGTTCACCCCCGGGGTCTACGGGGACGTGGAGTTCAAGATACCCCTCAAGGACCTCCAGGACATCGCAAGGGAACCCGCCATCAGGATCCGCTAG
- a CDS encoding efflux RND transporter periplasmic adaptor subunit yields MISFKVSPRWIAAAAVLVLGAAALRLAGGDKSQPAKAKDIPVSVATAMSMEFKEAFSTQGSIRALRYASVTPKADGTILEIYVREGDRVRKGAPLFKTDNLRQEEALKMAQRDLEAAAFAAEERSQALIRARADLERVELDHRRFGELLKEGAISQSMFDDVSTRYLQAKAMVRSAESMLSSARASLSKARAALEIARKNYGDTTVYSPMDGMVSKRMAEPGEMGRPGVPVLRIDDPSRLEVQAFLPAELYPKVLPGKTKVVIEDPSGLYREELTVSTKAPVVDPVTRTFEIRCRTQGSPYKVPGAMANLTFQISTRTSIGVPAKCLVRKESGTVVYRIAGAAAKEVKVETGLTAKGWVEITSGDLSEGDLVAADGASMLSDGSKVKTVRRLN; encoded by the coding sequence GTGATCAGTTTTAAGGTGAGTCCCCGCTGGATCGCCGCCGCGGCGGTCCTGGTGTTGGGGGCAGCGGCTTTAAGGCTTGCGGGAGGGGATAAGAGCCAGCCCGCCAAGGCCAAGGATATCCCGGTGTCGGTGGCGACCGCCATGAGCATGGAGTTCAAGGAGGCTTTCTCAACCCAGGGATCCATACGGGCCCTGCGCTACGCCTCGGTGACCCCCAAGGCGGACGGCACCATATTGGAGATATACGTGCGGGAGGGGGACCGGGTGAGAAAGGGCGCACCCCTCTTCAAGACCGACAACCTCCGGCAGGAGGAGGCCCTGAAGATGGCCCAGCGGGACCTTGAGGCCGCCGCCTTCGCCGCGGAGGAAAGATCCCAGGCCCTCATCCGGGCCCGGGCGGACCTTGAGCGGGTGGAGCTGGACCACAGACGCTTCGGCGAGCTCCTCAAGGAGGGGGCCATAAGCCAGAGCATGTTCGACGACGTGTCAACCCGCTACCTGCAGGCAAAGGCGATGGTGCGCTCCGCAGAGAGCATGCTCAGTTCCGCCAGGGCCTCGCTCAGCAAGGCAAGGGCGGCCCTTGAGATAGCCCGGAAGAACTACGGGGACACCACCGTTTACTCCCCCATGGACGGCATGGTGAGCAAGCGCATGGCGGAGCCCGGGGAGATGGGGCGCCCCGGCGTTCCGGTGCTCAGGATAGACGATCCCTCCCGGCTGGAGGTGCAGGCATTCCTTCCCGCGGAGCTCTACCCCAAGGTGCTGCCAGGCAAGACGAAGGTCGTCATAGAGGACCCCTCGGGGCTGTACCGGGAGGAGCTCACCGTGTCCACCAAGGCGCCGGTGGTGGACCCCGTGACCAGGACCTTCGAGATCCGCTGCAGGACTCAGGGCAGCCCCTACAAGGTGCCCGGCGCCATGGCGAACCTCACCTTCCAGATAAGCACCCGCACCTCCATTGGGGTGCCCGCCAAGTGTCTGGTGCGGAAGGAGTCCGGCACCGTGGTCTACCGCATAGCGGGGGCCGCCGCCAAGGAGGTTAAGGTGGAAACGGGCCTCACCGCCAAGGGATGGGTTGAGATAACCTCCGGCGACCTGTCCGAGGGGGACCTGGTGGCGGCGGACGGGGCCTCCATGCTGTCCGACGGGTCGAAGGTAAAGACCGTAAGGAGGCTTAACTGA